The Scleropages formosus chromosome 20, fSclFor1.1, whole genome shotgun sequence genomic interval TCTGTGCAAAATGTTGTTCTAGAACATGGTAACCCACTCAGTGTTTTGCATATTGTGACCCAtaaattgtttttcttccttgcaGAATGATGCCAATGGGTGGGATGATGCCTCCTGGTCCTGGAATGCCCCCAATGATGCCAGGCATGCCCccaggtcagtttttttttttttcttttcttttcagcaaGACTCTTTATGTTAAACTTgtacaaatgcatttaatttttttttcaacacagaaaacatttcaccaacagTCCAGTTAACTTTTATACTTAAGTTCATATTTATCTGAATGATGTTAAACTTCtgaaattatgaatttattCTGAACTCTACCTGTTAGGCATGCCACCTCCGGTGGGGCATCGCCCTGGTATGTCTCACATGACCCAGGTGCCGCCTGTAACAACACCAGGTATACTCAGCCAGCCAGCCATGACTGCAGCCACGACCCCTGCTCCTCAGCCAGCTGTTACCAAACCTCTGTTTCCAAGTGCAGGACAGGTTAGTGCCCCTAGGATTGCACTGTACCTCATCTGTGCTCAGTTGTCCATCTGTCTCCATCAGGTACCACTTACAGCAGGAGAATGCTGACCCGTAATATGTGCACATAATTGATATGATGTAGAGGCTACACTTGATCACTTAATGTGCCGTCAGTTTCAGGTTGTTTCAGTGGCAACACTAACACACTTTACCACGCTTTCAGAATTAAAACAAGTACTGAAGatcaaataattatatatagttGCTAAAACTAATTGTATTTAATAACAAGAAATGGATTCAGAGGTGTGATTTTCTTCGCTCCTTGTTTCTCCTGCATATCGTACACAAAGGCAAAATTCTGACAAGAATCTCATACAGGTGCTAATAGCATCCCCCTCAGCACCACGCCAGTTTGAAAGGGGCTCTTACTCTGTGCTCTTTCTTTGCGCTGCAGATGGGGACTCGTGTTCCAACCACAAGTACAAGCTCTCCGAGTGTCGACACTCTGTCAGCATCTTCTAAACCACTGTTTCCTAGCACGGCACAAGTACGCGGGAGTTTGCGAAAACAGAACTTCATAAAAAGCACTATGTGGCATGTAGCAGTTAGACATTACGCTTCTGTGGAAATGAAGTGCCTTAAGTGTTTTGTATCTGTcatggtttttttgttttttcttttttaaataaaaaccattttattttttagtgttttcaCACTTTCCTTATAAGGACTCTGTAGCCGTTAGGTGATGCCCTCCATCTGGCTTGCTGCATGTTAGTGTTTGTGAGGTACCATAGGATAAGACTGAGTTCTGTGTCCTGTTTAGTTCTAGTTTGTGCCTGATATTACATCAGTTGTCAGTAGCGCAGTTATGCTCATTCTACATCTTTGAGCCTCGCCAGGCATGATCTTGGAGTTGGTTTGCTTTGTTTGCCCCTTAGTGCTATAGTGTAGCATTGACActatttactgtgtgtgtttggtgctgCAGGGGGTTTTCTCCATTGTCTCATTATGACTCCTCATTTCTCAGGCACAGCAGGCAGTGACAGGGCCAGTGGGTGCAGATTTCAAACCTCTAAACACGCCTGCCACCACCTCAGACCCTCCCAAGGCGACATTCCCAGCTTACACACAATCCACTGCCTCAACGACTAATCCCTCCAGTAGCACGGTGTCCAAACCCCCTGCTACTGTGACAAGTAAGCCAGCCACCCTTACCACAACGAGTGCAACCAGTAAGTTGATCCACCCTGATGAGGATATTTCTCTGGTGAGTTTTTTacgtttttaatttttgtcctATTGACAGTAAGTAATGAATGTGATATAATTAGAGCCTGTAGCTTACTTTTTGTGTGAGTAACTTTAAATGTGCTTAAAAtgtcttatgtttttttttattttatttttttaatttttttaatggtttggTCTGTGAATGAACTTATGGCAAGTCCTTAAAccattgtttttggtttttccttcttttgatATGATAGGAGGAAAGGCGGGCTCAACTCCCTAGATATCAGCGGAATATTCCGCGCCCGGGCCAAGCCCATATGGCTGTCCCGCCTGTCGGACCAATGGGCGGCATGATGCCCCCACAGCAGGCTATGCCTCCACAGCAACCAGGAATGAGGCATCCTATGCATGGTAGGCATACCCTGTGTGGCACTTTTTTCAacattatgtacccatttagtTGCTTAATGTAGTCTTCTAAGTGAGTTTGTAAACTCTgtataacaaatgtttataacGTGATATTTTCTGTATATCAGAAGCTATTGATAAAATTATAAGGTGATTGATTGAAAAAGAATTGAACACATTCAAAAAATGTTATCCAGTATTGTCTGAATGTGTAGTGTGCTCCAAAGTGTAGAGTTacccttaattttttttccagaactgtGAGTTACAAATTGGTTTAGATAACATGTTCATGTGATAATTGcagaataatacatttttcaaagtgttAAGTTCTATTTGAATCACCTTTTAGTTAAATAACAGTTTCTTCAATGACAGGTTGTAAGGCTTTAATGTTCTGTTGAAGGCACAAAAGAAGTGGGACATCCTGATTTAAGATGAAGAGAACATGGCATGGCATTTCACTGTGTGATCTGattagaaaagttttttttgtttgtgatggGACTCACTTGAACTAGTTTCTTGGTGTGAAAGACAAACTCCTTCAGGataaatgtgattttgtgtCATCTTCCAGGGCAATATGGTGCTCCTCCCCAGGGAATGCCTGGTTACATGCCAGGGGGAATGCCTCCCTATGGCCAGGCACCCCCTATGGTCCCCCCATTTCAAGGAGGACCACCAAGACCACCCATGGGGATGAGACCACCTGTAATGTCTCAGGGAGGTCGATATTGAAGCTGAACCACCGTCCCTCACTAGGTTTGGAGATTAAACCTTTTCTCACCTTGTGCTTGTAGCGAAGCCTGTAACAGTAAGTCCAGTGATGGGGATGGagaaaatatatctatatataatttaaaagaaaaatgcatcgCATGGGACATTCAATTTTATGTAACATGTAAAGGAACAGAACTGTTTTTGCCATTGATAccttgtggctttttttttttctcatgtttcgTTTAGGTTTTTAGAAGGGAAGTTTAGTAAATGTGGTTCGTAATGTTTTGAAGGCGCTGGAGTAACATGAACATACCACCTTTAATCAAGGCAAGTTTCTGTACATGCGTTATTCTACTGAACAATGAGGCCTTCACAGCACCCTAGGTGCTGTTGGACATTATGTCCCCAACTTTGCTTGGTGAGGGCTTCAAGTaactttttctcatttcttgtGTGTTGTGTCCACGACACCTTCGATAGCTTTGCTCTTGTTGCAGGTTTAATCTTTAGGCCACAAGAATAACTTATGTGAATGGTTCATGTAATGTTGTGaaacatttattgtaataataaactgTGATTAAAAACTTGAGGCTGTTTTTTCATGACCGAAGGAGGGATCACTTCAGGGAAGGTTTGTACATTTGTTCTGTCTCCAAATATAGATTAAACTGTTAAGGCTGAATGTAATGGACTTCACCTGAGTCCGGAGGTTTCTCTGTTATCGTTTGTTCTAGTGCCTGGAGGACAGGTGTGATAAGAAGCCTGCTCATTTTAAAGTATTCTTTTTGTACATCATTGCTACTAAGAATGCAAGTGTCCACTGTTAGCACTTGTTACATTTTAACATGGATTAAAAAGAGCATAGATAATGTAGAATAAAGTTGTTTTTGACATGGAATACTACACTGGTGGGTCTCAGATTACAGTAGCTGCACAGTGGGTCTTGTCCTTAGTCACCAAGTATTTGCCCATGCGCAGCTATACACCAAGTCCAGTGCTCCTTGGCCTTCAGGCACTCCCATAATGCGCTTCTGTACCATGTGGGATATAACGGGAAACCTCTTTAACAGAATACTTTTTGACATCTGAATGTATACTTGTTTTAGACCTGACAGTTGATCTTCTGTAAAAGCGTTGTTACATGTAAGCGGTTTCAGAATCACATTCCTTGTAATGTGTATGAAATTGCTTACATCTGTCTGAAGTATAAGCGGTGATGCAGACCAAAGTTGGTCATCCTCAGTGAGACCTAGTAACTCTGATTTTTATTGACAGTAGATTGCCAGTTCCTGGCAAGTGTGCATTATATTGAATGTTTCTCAATGTCAAAACTTCATAACTGCTGAAAATTAGTTGCTGCACATTAATAAGTCTCTAATTGAATGGTTTCATTGTATAAATTTCAACtttattgtaacattttaagtaaTCATTCAGCTATCTGAAATG includes:
- the znf207b gene encoding BUB3-interacting and GLEBS motif-containing protein ZNF207b isoform X2; protein product: MGRKKKKQMKPWCWYCNRDFDDEKILIQHQKAKHFKCHICHKKLYTGPGLAIHCMQVHKETIDGVPNAIPGRTDIELEIYGMEGIPEKDMEERRRVLEQKTQAESQKKKQNNQDDSDEYEEDEEAGPSFQQPAVQPQTSYITPMTQPGMPPVHGAPAVPPGNFAGMPPMMPGVPHMMPGMPPVMPGMPPGMMPMGGMMPPGPGMPPMMPGMPPGMPPPVGHRPGMSHMTQVPPVTTPGILSQPAMTAATTPAPQPAVTKPLFPSAGQAQQAVTGPVGADFKPLNTPATTSDPPKATFPAYTQSTASTTNPSSSTVSKPPATVTSKPATLTTTSATSKLIHPDEDISLEERRAQLPRYQRNIPRPGQAHMAVPPVGPMGGMMPPQQAMPPQQPGMRHPMHGQYGAPPQGMPGYMPGGMPPYGQAPPMVPPFQGGPPRPPMGMRPPVMSQGGRY
- the znf207b gene encoding BUB3-interacting and GLEBS motif-containing protein ZNF207b isoform X1, with the translated sequence MGRKKKKQMKPWCWYCNRDFDDEKILIQHQKAKHFKCHICHKKLYTGPGLAIHCMQVHKETIDGVPNAIPGRTDIELEIYGMEGIPEKDMEERRRVLEQKTQAESQKKKQNNQDDSDEYEEDEEAGPSFQQPAVQPQTSYITPMTQPGMPPVHGAPAVPPGNFAGMPPMMPGVPHMMPGMPPVMPGMPPGMMPMGGMMPPGPGMPPMMPGMPPGMPPPVGHRPGMSHMTQVPPVTTPGILSQPAMTAATTPAPQPAVTKPLFPSAGQMGTRVPTTSTSSPSVDTLSASSKPLFPSTAQAQQAVTGPVGADFKPLNTPATTSDPPKATFPAYTQSTASTTNPSSSTVSKPPATVTSKPATLTTTSATSKLIHPDEDISLEERRAQLPRYQRNIPRPGQAHMAVPPVGPMGGMMPPQQAMPPQQPGMRHPMHGQYGAPPQGMPGYMPGGMPPYGQAPPMVPPFQGGPPRPPMGMRPPVMSQGGRY